The genomic stretch AATagcagcagggatttttttcccccactttagTTTGTAACTTAAGCTGTGTCCAAGCCATGAAATTGCCTTTGTCAGTAACGTGCAGGGCGTGCAGCACATCTGCAGTGCATTAAGTGTGGGTGGGTGCAGGCCAGGAGCCTcccccagcctgcctgccttGCTGGGCGAGAACAAAGGAGAACCTCTGGCTGAGCTGGTGTCTGTCACTGCTGGCCCCTCTCCTGCTAGCCCTGGGCTCTCAGAGCTGGCTCCACAGGTGACCAGAAGTGGGCCCTTCACTTGAAGTATGAGGATAAtagcagcagagacagagctgcATGTCTGGTGTGTGGGAGGCTGCCCTCTGTGACTCctcagtgtgtctgtgctgtttcAGTCCCTCCTCACAGGCTACCCAGTCCTCTCCAAGACCCCAGTAACACCCCATGCACCAAAGACGGttctcccccagcctgggggtGAGGTGGGGCCAGGGAAGGGAGCTGTGAGTGCTGCAAACTCCCTCGCCAAGGGCTCCCTGAAAGCAGCCATGGCCAACAGCTCAAGCAGCGACAGCAGTGACTCTGACACAGATGACAACCAGGTGGCTGCAAACCACAAAGCAGGTGGGTCTCTGTTGTATTGTACTAAATCCCACGGAATATTGCAGGTCTCCTTTGGCAAGGTTGGGAATTTGCTTGGCCCTggagcaaagctgtgctggcacaggggggtggcactggggagggtGGGCCCTGTTCCCAGTGTGTCTCTGCCATGGAACCACAGCATGGAGCTCTGCTGCCGTCTGCTGGCTTCCctggccacagcacagctctctccCTCAACAGCCTGCTTGTGCTGGCTGCCTCCAAGGCTCAGTGCCTTTGCCTCTTCCAGCTTTAACCACAGTAATGAACAGGAGCAGGTAGGGCTCTCCCTGGAGCCAGTGCACACTGCATTGCTGGCTTCTGTGGAAGGCTCAAACACTGCCTGAAGAACATCTGCTGGTATTCAACCCTCCCCTTGGGCTGTGTGGtctctgcagaggagaggaagcAAGTGAGAAGACCTGTGGAGAAACAGAATGTCCCACCATTTCCCTGGTTTGTTGGCAAATTGGAAAACTTGGAGCTgaaagctgcttctgctctggTGTGACCCTGGCACCTTCAGGTGAACTCTGGCCTGCTCTAGAAGTTCAGATGGGTCTGTTGGTCCCATGGGCACGTCATGAAATTGTGCAAAGGGCTGTTGAGGAAGACCGAGCTATCTATATAGAGGCTCAGGAGggcccaggggctctgggctTGGCCACTGGTGGTGATTGCAGGAGGCAGTGTGGAGACCCCCACCACCTTGGGAAGTCCCCAGCTCACTGGGGATGGTGTCTTGGGGAAGGACTGCTCCATCTATGCTCACCATCTTGTCAAACAGCCAAAGCTCTTGTGGCTGTTGTCACCCACTTCAGGCTGAGGCATCTTTCTCTGACTGCTACAGATGCCAACAAGTTTagcttttttgggggagaagAACTGGATGCTCCTCTTCAAATGCATATTTCCATCCCCCTGCGACTAGTCTGTGTAATGAATGCTCCCTgagtttctctctttttgtctgtttctgcagaaaacaacCACCCTTCAGGGCAGGAAGCTACACAAGCCTCCAGCAAAGAGAAGGTGGCAGGAAAAACAGAACCAGGTCATGCCAGCCTCAAAGCTTCCTCACTGAAGAAAACCCTGGCAATGAAAGAGAACAATTTTGGGGCAACAGGGGTGCAAGTGACCCCAGCATCATCACATGCCCTGCCCTCCGTCCCACAGCCGCAGCAGCCAAGCTCAGGGAGTGAAACTGAGGTCACCACTGCTGCTGAAGTCCCTGCAGTGCAGACAGCAGAGGGCTTGGaagtgaagaagaagaagaaaaaggagaaaaaagaaaaggagaaaaaggagaaaaaagaaaaggagaaaaaggagaaaaaagaaaaggagaaaaagaaaccatcCTCCACAGCAGACGAGGCTGTGAAAACATCCAAGAGCAAAGACAAAGagaacaagaagcagaaaacGTCTCAGAAGCGGAAGCTGACGGGAGAGGATGCGGCTGTGGGGCAGCCCAAGGAGAAGAAACGGAAAGGGCAGGCTAATGAAGAAGCacccaagaagaaaaagaagaaagcagatgGTGACCTGGACAAGGTGGcaggcagcaaggaaaagaaaaaatcagctAAAAGTAAGCATCTACACTTGGGGCCTAGTTTGCAATAGGTTCTTGCAGCTCATGCACTGTCAGCCTCTGCAAGGCCTTGCAAATAGCACCCACTTTCCCATTGGCTTTCTCCTTGGCTGCTTCCCTTGTGGAATCAGTCATGTGGCTTGAAAAAGGTCTctcaagatcatcaagtccagccattaacccaggCCCATCCCCAAACCATGTCCCCACATACCatatctacacatcttttaaatgccTCCAGGATTGGTGACCACAGCTTGTTCTAGTGTTTCAACAACCCTTTTAGTGAAGAATTCTTTCCTAATACTCATCTTAAACTTGCCCTGGCTCAACTGCAGgctatttcctcttgtcctgtcacttctGACCCTTCTACAGCTTGTTCTGTAGTGGCCTGCTGTCTGCCCTAATCCAAaggccatttttttttctttacagtgcAGCCTGTATTTGCAAAtcagagctgggtttgtgctctgtagaaagaaaagaaaaaaaagaaagaaaaagaaaaatagggaGAGGGGATGTGAATTGGCTGGGCCAGGTCTGATGGtgtttctgttctgctgaaaCACAGCCCTTATTTTTGGAGGAGACAGACTTGTCAATTGGCTCCTATGTGAGCTGTTTAACAGGGATGAGAGGAGCCTCTTGAGCAGTTGTGCTGAGCTGAACCTCATGTCCACCCTGTGtcagcagctcccctggctcTCATTTCTGCCATGTGCCCATCTACTCCAGCCCTGAAGCAGTTCCTTGGAgcaggtgggcagcaggaggtggaAAGAAGGGAATTCTGTGTAATTCCACCCATGTGTGTACACGGATGGTGGGATCAAGCTGCTCTGGCTCAGGGGTATTAGGGAAACATCCCTGggtgcagctccctgtgggtAGAGCTCTGCCTTCACCCAATTCCTGCTCTGGAAATCTTGCTCAGGTCTGGATGTGATGGAAATTTACTGGAGATGCTCCTACCAGTCTGTGCTCCCTCTCAGAGGCTGACAATACCAGAGTCCCTCTCTTAGttggcttttctttcccactccTAGAAAAgaagactggaaaagaaaagaagagcaaaaaagcATCTTTGGAAGGGGCACCTGTAGCAGATGACTCTGCTGAGGTtcacaagaagaagaagaaggtaTGTGTCACACCCTGGGCTGTGGTACTCATCCTAGCTGGAGAAGGAACAGAGCCATGTCCTGGCcttgctggcagtgcagggaagCCTACAGTTCACTGTGGCCAGTCTGGAGACACCCTGACCTTTGGTTGGGGTTGGAGTGACTCAAAGGCCTTGTTCCTGTATTGCTGCCCTAGGAGATTCCTCTCCCTGGAATGCTCAAACCCAGGGACCCTTTGGTGGCAAAGGACTGTGTCCTGTCCAAGGAGcaagtgctgctctccagctgcctgctcaTCTCATTCTCAGCAGAATCTGGAGTTCCTGAGGGCTTGGTAGACTTCTGCATCCCATCCCAAGGGCTTGAAGGGGTGTCAGAGGGAGACTACAGAATGTTCCTTGTGGTGGCTGCCACCTCTACAGGGACATGTCCATGAAGCCTCTCTGGCTTTGCTGCGTCCTTCATGTCTGTGGTGCAAATGATACTGATGTATTTTCTCCCCTTTGCGttttagaagaagaaagaagctgaGCCTGAAGGATTGTGAGAAGGTACATGGCCTGTGGGGACGGGCCATGGGCACCCTGAGCGGCGTCACCTTGGCCACATTCAGAACTCCTGGGCCAGATTTGGGAAGACAGAAAGAGCCCTCTGAGAGCTCCCTGAGCTAGCCTGGCCCTGGATCAGAGGGCCAGGGAGTGGAGCAGTGTGAGGAATGCCGTGCAGCCATGTGCTGGCTTCTCTGGATGTGTCTGACCTCAACTCTTTAGCTGCTGAGATGTCCAGCCTGGGTGTTGCTGACCTCTGTCACAGCAGAGATGAGTGGCCTCTGgcagtgtctgtctgtccctgctgacCCCAGGGAGCTTGGAAAAGTGATGGGATTAGATGGTGATGTTGTAGCCACCTGCAAGTGGACCAGATGCCTTTGCCCACGCTCTGCTCAGCTCTAaggctgctctcctcctccccatccctaACTTTTAACTCCTCTCCCCAAAGGTACCGCATTCCTGTGATTAAAGATTTATGGGTGAAGATCaaacagaagagaggaaaaggaagctCACCTGGAGAAttccaactttttttaaaatagtaatttataATTTAACTGTGACTTTTAGAACAGCTGTGTAActttctgcctcctcctgccctgctgaggctcAGAGATGTGTTTATAGTCCCTCCAAATGGAATGGAAGTGGAGGAGGCAGTTTGATCAGAGCAGAGCATAAACTGCTTTTCCCCTTGTTGACACCCAGCCATCCCTCTCTCTTACCACAGAGCtatatttttgagaaaaacttttaccttttttccccttctcctgtgACTTGTGGTGTCAGTCCTTTTGCTACTACAAAGAAAGCTCTCGAGTTTCCTTTTTACTCTAACACTGACATCGGTGATTATCATGTCCCTGGAGTTGCACTGAACAGTTGTGTCCAGCAGCTGTTCTCAGCCAAGGCAGAGTcggtttttgtgttgttttttttatgaaatacaaaataaaaaaacaacaaacagatttttcttcagctgctttcagGAGAGGCCAAGGCTGGCTGGCTCTGGAGGATGTTATgggtgggagagcagagcccagggtcTGCCTGtctggggcagggggaccccAGGCTCCCAATGAAACCAAACAAGGGATGGGACAAGGAACACAGCCAGTCCTGGGTGGAGATACAGCTGTCCAAGTGCCTGCAGAGATTTTTCTTGTATCTCTTTTTTGTTaagtttcatttctttataACCTCGGACAGCTGCAAACAGCACACGAAGCCCTGCTGGAGTTGCTTACAAGGCTTTGTTATTCAAAAGTTTATTTGAGGTTATTAGCTTGTGAGATCATTTGTAAAGGAACAATCAGATACATTCAGGAAAATTAGAAGCCCCTCTGCCTATGGCTACCCACTGCTGAGGCTGTAGGCGAATCTCTATGTACAAATCTGAGCACTCCACAATAAAAACCCATTTACTCCAGGAATCTGACAGGGCTACAGCCTACAGCAATCAGTTAAGAAGCTGGTGGGggttattttgctgcttttaatatTTGTTCAGTCTAAGGAAGCTTTAGTTCTTCAGCAGGGGtgagctgcactgctgcctgggTGTTGTTGGAGGTCGAGTCAAAGAGAACAGGATTTATGGATCTGAGGTggttgaaataattttccagccTGCTCTACCCACCCTCTGAGGGGACTCTGTCTGATGGTGGTGgcagctgtgcagccagggaagggtgCCCAGGGATGCCCACTGTTAACTGTCTTGGAAAAGCAATgtaagagcagaaaaagaaaaaattaatcaggagctgaaggagcagggatgctgaaGGCAACTGCTGGCATCCTCTTCTACTCTTCTGTGGGGGAACAAGAGGAGATACTCAGTAAAACAGCTCAAGGacttccccaaacccctctccaGCAGTCCCCAGGACTCTGGGGGCTCTTGGACACTCACCTTTGCTTGGGTTCACAAGTCGACCCCAGAGAAGATCATCTCCTCTGGCTCtggggtgccagcagcagcactgggagcagcagtgcctgcaaaGGGAGGGCAGGATGTGGGTGCTGgaccctggggctgccccatcgcccacccccatccctctgagggcagcaggggagagCCTGCACCCAGTGCTGCGTGGGGGGCAAGGGGGCTCATGGAAAGCCCTGACTGCAcacctcagctccagctgcctgcgGGGGGCCGTGGGTTTTGGGATCCCTTAAAGCCTCGACATACTGGCGCTGGACGGGTGAGGGGTGCTCCCTGAAGCCTGCATGCCCACCTCTCCTAGCTCTACTCCCAAGCAGTCCACGCACACTACTCCTTCCTCCCTGGCCACCTACCGGGGCAGTCCAGCTTTTGCCGAGTTTCAGTGCCCTCAATCTTGGTGCCATTTTTGTAGCAGCACCAGCAGTAGCCAGAGGAGAAGAGGCACTGCTTGGGCAGGTAGTCGCCGTTCTCATCGCACTGGGGGCGGAAGCGGCCCACCAGATCACTCCCAAAAGCTGCCTCTGCTTGGCACTTAGTTAGCACTAGGGCAATAGAAACAGAGGGGACACTCCATCAGCCCCCAGGCCCTTCCCCTCAGCAGGAGATTCTATCCACAAACAGTTAAAGGTGAACAAGCCGTGCTCGGGGACCTTTCTGAGGCTCTTGGTCTGACCAGGgatggaggatttggggtggggcTCCAGCCTTTTGTTCACCCCAAATGCCCTACAGGCAGAGATGTTCTGTGATGTCCTAACAGCCACAAAACAGGGGCTTCCCACAGAACAAATAGGTCCATGTGAGATATGCCATGCCAacagctccctgcctgtgcccagctctgcagtcccATCCCCAATACCTTTCTCTGCTGGGATTGTCTTGCGGTCCTCAGACTTGGGGTTCTTGGCCTCTACAAACAGCAGCCACTTGTGCAGCCAGGACTCGAAGGACTGCAATGAGAGGGTCCAGCACATTAATGGGCATGGGGGAAGTTCGCCCCAGGGGAGCCATGTCCTGAGCTCTGGCTTGGACAGCGAAGGTGGGGAACACCATCCCCTTCCTTTGGGTGGGAGCAGCCCAAGCCTGGCTAAAGCCAGACTTTGTTTATCCTGATAAATGTCCCTTCCCAAAGCACTCCTGGAGAGGAGGCAGGTGGGACAGGATGACAGTGACAAGCACTGACCTTCCAGTCCATATGATTCATGGTGCTTCTCAGGTGCTTCAAGTTGTCCATCAGGTTGTCCTTCAGCTCCGGGAACTTCCTGCTGGGGTCTGCTTGCTGTAGAGCAACCACCACAGTGAGGGCAAAGAAAAATGAGGTGGGGGGTGGGAGTTGGAGTTCTGCTGGTGTCAGCCAGACATGCTGCAGGAGGTCAGAGctcccaccagctctgagcacccccagagaccccagaccagtgcaggaggcagctgtggggGTGCAGGGGACCTTACCAGCAGCAGGTGCTTCACGATGTCCTCGGTTTTGTTGCTAGCAGGGGCCTTGAACTTAAGAGAAAAGGCAAAGGGGCAATGTGAGCACGGCAGCAAGGCCCGAGGGCAGCAGGAGTGCCAAGCAGTGGTGCACTTCTCTTACCGAAAGGTCTTCAAAGGATGCAGGATGCAGGACATTCATCACCAGAGGCGTGTTTGCCTTGGCCATCTTCATCTTATTCACTGGCTTGGCATCTGCCGAGGAAGGAGAACTGTGAGGGGACCCAACCGGGTTGGGTGGTCCAGGAGGGTCCTGGAGGGATTGATCCCTTCTCCCCTTCCACCCCCCAGCACTCTGGTGCCCATGGGGCTACTGACTGGCAGGcagcttcctctgcagagcctccagctgcaggttCTGGGAGGTCTTGGTCAGCTTGCTGATCTGCCCGCTCTGCTGGTACACGTAGTAGATGGTGACAGCCTGGCCGGCGATGAGCAGCGCCACCAGGATGGACAGCGTGGAGAAAGCGGCTTTGCGCCCCAGCGCAGACCTGCGGGACACGCACAGGGAGCTCAGCCGCCCAGCGGCAGCAGGAGGTGACATCCTGCTGTCACCCCCTTCCGGGGGTTTGCAGCCAGACAAATGCAAATTCCCCCATCGCAGAGAGCAGAAGTGAAACCTCAGCACCCATCCACACCGGGAAGCGAAACCCACAGTGGGGGCGGGGGAAGGGGAGACACGGGAGGGGGTCCAAAGGGCACGGGacaggggattttggggaacaGCATCACTCTGGGCATCGCCTTCTGCGGGATGATGAAGCCGCTTGGAAGGCATCTCGCCGGTCCATGGGGCAGAGGACACGACTCATGGGATGTTGTTTAAAATGTTGTGCCCGATCCTGCCCCGCTGGCTGAATGTGGCGCTGTCGAGGTGCAGCGGTGCCCCGGAGgtccccccctgtccctgctctgcccggGCTCTGCCCGGCCCAGGGACAAGTCCCGAGCGGGACGCGCTGCGCGGGCGTCTGCCTGGTGACTGGTGACGTCAGAGCTCCGGGGCTTCTGATTGGCTGCAAGTTTTGGGTGGGGTGTCCCCCCCTGCTGGCGTTGGGACATGGGGAGGAGTTGGGACATGGGGGGGCAGCCCCATAAAGCCATTCGGGTCCAGGGTCCGCTCCTGCCCCATGGCCACGCCTTCATCCTGCCTCTCCCACAGCCtcttcccacagagctgcttcccccAAAGCTTTAAGCCATGGCTCCACACCCCACCCTGTGAGCCAGCCCACCCCACCGCCACGCCTTGTCCCCTTGGCCCAGCGGCGCAGTGACCCCCTTCATCCCGCTGCCACCCCGTGCCCTCCCAATCCCACAACCACCCAACtccccccatcccacagcccccccGTGCCCCTGCCTTGCCTCACAGACCCTCCCACGGCCCTCTTAGCTCCACAGTGCCCCATTCCCA from Camarhynchus parvulus chromosome 13, STF_HiC, whole genome shotgun sequence encodes the following:
- the CD74 gene encoding HLA class II histocompatibility antigen gamma chain isoform X2 is translated as MAEEQRDLISDRASGVLSVGDTQRSALGRKAAFSTLSILVALLIAGQAVTIYYVYQQSGQISKLTKTSQNLQLEALQRKLPANAKPVNKMKMAKANTPLVMNVLHPASFEDLSFKAPASNKTEDIVKHLLLQADPSRKFPELKDNLMDNLKHLRSTMNHMDWKSFESWLHKWLLFVEAKNPKSEDRKTIPAEKGTAAPSAAAGTPEPEEMIFSGVDL
- the CD74 gene encoding HLA class II histocompatibility antigen gamma chain isoform X1; amino-acid sequence: MAEEQRDLISDRASGVLSVGDTQRSALGRKAAFSTLSILVALLIAGQAVTIYYVYQQSGQISKLTKTSQNLQLEALQRKLPANAKPVNKMKMAKANTPLVMNVLHPASFEDLSFKAPASNKTEDIVKHLLLQADPSRKFPELKDNLMDNLKHLRSTMNHMDWKSFESWLHKWLLFVEAKNPKSEDRKTIPAEKVLTKCQAEAAFGSDLVGRFRPQCDENGDYLPKQCLFSSGYCWCCYKNGTKIEGTETRQKLDCPGTAAPSAAAGTPEPEEMIFSGVDL